A single region of the Sorghum bicolor cultivar BTx623 chromosome 9, Sorghum_bicolor_NCBIv3, whole genome shotgun sequence genome encodes:
- the LOC8076946 gene encoding cysteine proteinase inhibitor 3 has protein sequence MPRCAVVVLFAAVLLAASAAAVSGFHLGGDESGLVRGVLAALRERAEAEDAARFAVAHHNKNQGAALEFTRVLKSKRQVVTGTLHDLILEAADAGKKSLYRAKVWVKPWEDFKSVVEFRLVGDSESESESSVTSDVSSGQAIAKLSLEADIAQEEAHLHTIENDGLSGDFASSS, from the exons ATGCCTCGCTGCGCGGTCGTCGTCCTCTTCGCCGCGGTGCTCCTCgcggcctccgccgccgcggtcTCCGGGTTCCACCTCGGCGGGGACGAGAGCGGCCTCGTCAGGGGCGTGCTCGCCGCGCTCCGCGAGCGGGCCGAGGCCGAGGACGCCGCGCGCTTCGCCGTCGCCCACCACAACAAGAACcag GGTGCTGCTTTGGAGTTTACAAGGGTGCTCAAATCTAAGCGGCAGGTGGTGACCGGGACCCTGCATGACCTGATACTGGAGGCAGCTGATGCTGGAAAAAAGAGTCTGTACAGAGCAAAGGTTTGGGTGAAGCCGTGGGAGGATTTCAAGTCTGTTGTGGAGTTTCGCCTTGTTGGAGACTCTGAATCTGAATCCGAGTCTTCTGTCACTTCTGATGTTAGCTCTGGGCAAG CGATTGCCAAGCTCTCTCTTGAAGCAGACATTGCACAAGAGGAGGCTCACCTGCACACCATTGAGAATGATGGACTTTCCGGCGATTTCGCATCATCCTCTTAG
- the LOC8085128 gene encoding uncharacterized protein LOC8085128, whose product MGDLKEVFRSLQELFPQVDHRILKAIAIEHRKDVDSAVVAVLDEVMPSMTGSAGALSTHREGLPSMDDSVGNLFANRSTCEVGSSSSAGHDIHIDEIDVSVHSAQHTSSGEVKTCKQENINIEYVGRVASIEGVSEQLNLHSDPIPNDGQHDLIPNLDVLSSNTNPEKQLANTDNEVGYGGLSSECFSQPPTGEDGGDIPQSHDQDPNKIIPVGDYFPQNTSMKFFSGYEDINFDDDLLPLGSNDQISSGILGTEKDSFAPVLDVPGRDKEESSVGTSGFIEQKDTSSVADMLPDLNLNHFASTASAHSSHSVSIESLEDSVADARSNKNDLLPSLELVTKMIEDVELLEEKAKVAKHEASVAGTGILTKVEELREMLTHAKEANDMHAGEVFGEKAILTTEARELQSRLQRLSDERNKYLVIIEEIRQTLDERLAAAQQEIAAAEKEKIEKEAAAQALLDEQEKTMNSIVEESRKLQIAAEENLKLKEFLVERGQIVDMLQGEMAVICEDVSLLKRVVDERLSLSKLQRSAMSSLSSSLHSSQHKSWTSSDRTTEAMESPDKRTLVEPASPVCKDLDGDDDECTVEVSYGNDTGKGILKRVNSKEDGDGWELC is encoded by the exons ATGGGCGATCTCAAGGAGGTTTTCCGCTCCCTCCAAGAACTCTTCCCTCAG GTTGATCATCGTATACTGAAGGCTATCGCAATTGAGCACCGTAAAGATGTTGATTCCGCGGTGGTTGCTGTCCTTGATGAAGTCATGCCATCCATGACTGGTTCGGCTGGAGCTTTGTCTACCCATCGAGAAGGGTTGCCATCTatggatgattctgttgggaatTTGTTTGCTAATCGCAGCACATGTGAAGTGGGAAGTTCATCGTCTGCTG GACATGATATACATATCGATGAGATTGATGTAAGTGTTCACTCTGCGCAACACACTTCTTCTGGGGAGGTCAAAACTTGCAAGCAAGAAAACATAAACATTGAATATGTGGGAAGAGTTGCATCAATCGAAGGGGTCAGTGAGCAACTAAATCTACATTCTGATCCTATCCCAAATGACGGTCAGCATGATTTGATTCCCAACCTTGATGTGCTATCTTCAAATACCAATCCAGAGAAACAGTTGGCTAACACAGATAATGAAGTTGGATACGGTGGATTGTCAAGTGAATGTTTTTCTCAACCACCGACAGGGGAAGACGGTGGTGATATCCCACAATCCCATGATCAAGATCCTAATAAGATTATTCCAGTTGGGGATTACTTCCCCCAGAACACTTCAATGAAGTTCTTCAGTGGTTATGAGGACATAAATTTTGATGATGACCTTTTGCCTCTTGGTTCTAATGATCAAATATCTTCTGGAATTTTGGGTACTGAAAAAGATTCTTTTGCACCTGTGCTGGATGTTCCTGGCCGAGATAAAGAAGAATCCTCAGTTGGGACTTCTGGATTTATAGAACAGAAGGACACCAGCAGTGTTGCAGATATGCTTCCTGATCTTAATTTGAATCATTTTGCTTCTACGGCTTCAGCTCACTCAAGCCATTCTGTTAGTATTGAGTCTCTTGAGGATTCTGTTGCTGATGCCAGAAGCAATAAG AATGATCTGTTACCTTCTCTAGAGTTGGTTACAAaaatgatagaggatgttgagcTTCTTGAAGAAAAGGCTAAAGTAGCCAAGCATGAAGCATCTGTTGCTGGGACAGGCATTCTGACCAAAGTTGAGGAGCTCAGAGAAATGTTAACTCATGCAAAGGAAGCAAATGATATG CATGCTGGCGAGGTTTTCGGTGAGAAAGCTATTTTAACCACAGAGGCACGTGAGCTTCAATCACGACTTCAGAGGCTTTCAGATGAGAGGAATAAATATCTGGTGATAATTGAAGAG ATACGCCAAACTCTTGATGAAAGATTGGCTGCTGCACAACAAGAAATTGCAGCAGCTGAGAAAGAAAAGATTGAAAAGGAGGCTGCTGCTCAGGCACTACTTGATGAACAGGAAAAGACGATGAATTCTATTGTTGAAGAATCAAGAAAGCTGCAGATAGCAGCTGAGGAGAACCTGAAG TTGAAGGAATTCTTGGTTGAGCGGGGGCAAATTGTTGATATGCTGCA AGGTGAGATGGCCGTGATCTGTGAGGACGTTTCGTTGCTCAAGCGAGTGGTGGATGAGCGCCTATCATTGAGCAAGTTGCAGCGCTCAGCTATGTCGAGCCTCTCTTCTTCACTGCATTCTTCTCAACACAAGAGCTGGACTTCCTCGGATAGGACTACTGAAGCAATGGAGTCTCCAGATAAGCGCACCCTTGTTGAACCTGCAAGCCCAGTGTGCAAAGATCTGGATGGCGATGACGACGAGTGCACTGTGGAAGTGTCATATGGCAACGACACTGGTAAAGGTATCTTGAAGCGCGTGAATTCCAAGGAGGACGGTGATGGATGGGAGCTTTGCTGA